The sequence TGTTCCTTGCTGGCTTCAATGTATTTATCAGCAAATTCATGCCAAACAAATTGATAAATTGCTTGAGCGGCTTCATTAAATCTAAATGTTTCAATGTAATTAGTTACTTCATTTCTAACTGTTTCTAATTTTTCCATTATCTGTTTATCAGCTTCGGTTAAAGTAGTTGGCTTTTCAGCGCTTGAAAAATCTTCAGTCTTGTTATCCCCTGTCAAAGTATTGGACACAACAAATCTTGAAATGTTCCAAAGCTTATTAGCAAAATGTTTCATGCCCTTAACGCGATCTTCCATGAATGCCATATCGGTTCCACCAGCGTTGGCATACACAAGCGAAAATCTTAGAGCGTCGGTTCCGTACTTCTTCATTATATCAAGTGGATCAATTACATTACCGCTACTCTTACTCATTTTTTGTCTTTCAGAGTCTCTAACTAAACCATGCAAATAAATTGTTTTAAAAGGAATTTGTCCTAAAAGACTACCTGACATTAAAATCATGCGTGCAACCCAGAAGAATAAAATATCATAACCTGTTTCGATAAGAGTGTTGGGATGAAACATTTTTAAGTCAGCAGTTTTTTCTGGCCAACCTAAAGTTGAAAAAGTCCAAAGCCCAGATGAGAACCAAGTATCGAGCGTATCTGAATCTTGTTCCCAATCATCACCGTCCGGTCTACTTAAGCCGACAAACATTTCTCTATCAGACTTGCCCGCCGAAGCTTCAGCGGAGGCGCGGTACCAGACAGGAATTTGATGACCAAAAATAATTTGTCTAGAAATACACCAATCATGTAAGTTATCAATCCAGTGGAAATAGGTTTTTGAAAAATAACCAGGAATAATTTTTATTTGTTCAGATTCTATTACCTGGCGCATAAGTTGCTTTAAAGTAACCGAAGAACCAGAGGCAATTCCGTCTATTTCTGAGTGTTCTAGAACAAAAGGCTTATCAACCGCCATAAACCATTGTTCACGAATTTGGGGTTCAATTGTTCCGCCGCCGCGACTATTAATCGCAATGCGGTGAACATAGTTTGTTTCAACTTTCTCTAGCAAGCCTTTTTGCTCTAATTTTTCAATAATTAATGGCCTAACTTTATTTATATGTTGACCAGCGAATTCACTAGCAATCGGCAATAAGCAACCGCGTAAATCAATGACTGGTTCAATATCTAAATCGTATTTTTTTGCCAAGTCATAGTCGACAGCATCATGCGCTGGAGTAATTGTCATAACACCAGTACCAAATTCCATGTCAACAATTTCATCCTTTATAATCGTGGCTGTAACCGGACCGTTAATCCATTCAACTTCAATTTTTTGTCCATGCTCATAGGCTGCATAACGTTTGTCTTTGGGATTCATTACAACATACTTATCACCAAACTTTGTTTCGGGACGAGCGGTGCTAATTGTGAATGGACCGTACTTAAGATAATAAAAATTTGTTGTTTCTTCTTTCCAATCTATTTCATCATCGGACACGTTGGTTTGTAATTTTGGATCCCAGTTTACTAAACGTGAACCACGATAAATCAAACCTTGATCAAACAGTCTTTTAAAGGCTGTGCGTACTGCAATAGTTCTTGTTTCATCAAGCGTATAAGCTAAGCGACTCCAATCAACACTGGCGCCGAGTTGCTTAAGCTGACTAAGAATTGTGGTTTGCGAATTAGCCGCAAATTGTTCAACTAATTTTAAAAAGTCTTCACGTGAAAAATCACGACGAGTTTTTTTCTCTTTCTTATAAAGTTCGGCTTCAACTTTAGCTTGGGTGGCAATCGCCGCGTGATCAGTGCCGGGAATATATAAAGTATTAAAACCTTTCATTCGATGAAAGCGAACCATGATATCTTGAATAGCAACTGTTAAAGCATGACCTAAATGAAGTACACCGGTTACATTGGCCGGTGGAAATAAAATACAAAATGGTTCTTTTGATTCATCCTGATTTGGCTTAAAAGCATTAGCTTTTTCCCACTTATCGCTAATATCACCCTCAACTAAAGAATGATCATAAGCCTTTGGTAGATCTATCATAATTTTCTAAATTTATAAGTTTTTAGCTAATCTATTGTCTTGTTTAAACAAAATTACTGTTTGTTAGCCATAGAAATCATAGTATAAGAAAAACCCTAAAAAAACAAGACTTATTGCAAAGCGCTAAAACAACACAGTCCACCAAAAGCGGAACTCACCCCTAGCCCCTCTTTGCCCTCCGAGTCGGAGGGCAAAGAGGGGAAATTTAAATACCAAATTTTTAAACTGAAATACCTTTAGCTTTGACATAAACTTTTATGTATAAGTGCATATTAGATAAATCCAAAGCTAAATATTATAACAGCACAGTCCCGAGCCGGAGACTATGCCGAGACCAAGAAGCTAAACATAATGGTGTTTAGGTAAATAACAGTCACCCCTCCCCATCCTAAAAGGATGGGGAGGGGTTGGGGGTAGGGCAAAACAAACGACACAGTCAATAAGAAACGACTGTGCCGAAAACAAAATTAATTTAAAAACTAGTTAAGGCCTTTAGAAGAAAGAAGTTGGGCTGATTCATGAACAGAAATAACTTCCTTGTCTCTTAATAAACCAACCAAATTAACTACATTATTCTCTATCTTATTACAGCGACCCTCAATCCTATTAAGCCAAGTTTCATGATAATCTAGTCTTTAGTCAACCTCAATAAACTTTTGGTTTACCTCAGCTCTAAAATCATCAATCTTTTGATTAAGTTTTTCA is a genomic window of Candidatus Falkowbacteria bacterium containing:
- a CDS encoding valine--tRNA ligase, yielding MIDLPKAYDHSLVEGDISDKWEKANAFKPNQDESKEPFCILFPPANVTGVLHLGHALTVAIQDIMVRFHRMKGFNTLYIPGTDHAAIATQAKVEAELYKKEKKTRRDFSREDFLKLVEQFAANSQTTILSQLKQLGASVDWSRLAYTLDETRTIAVRTAFKRLFDQGLIYRGSRLVNWDPKLQTNVSDDEIDWKEETTNFYYLKYGPFTISTARPETKFGDKYVVMNPKDKRYAAYEHGQKIEVEWINGPVTATIIKDEIVDMEFGTGVMTITPAHDAVDYDLAKKYDLDIEPVIDLRGCLLPIASEFAGQHINKVRPLIIEKLEQKGLLEKVETNYVHRIAINSRGGGTIEPQIREQWFMAVDKPFVLEHSEIDGIASGSSVTLKQLMRQVIESEQIKIIPGYFSKTYFHWIDNLHDWCISRQIIFGHQIPVWYRASAEASAGKSDREMFVGLSRPDGDDWEQDSDTLDTWFSSGLWTFSTLGWPEKTADLKMFHPNTLIETGYDILFFWVARMILMSGSLLGQIPFKTIYLHGLVRDSERQKMSKSSGNVIDPLDIMKKYGTDALRFSLVYANAGGTDMAFMEDRVKGMKHFANKLWNISRFVVSNTLTGDNKTEDFSSAEKPTTLTEADKQIMEKLETVRNEVTNYIETFRFNEAAQAIYQFVWHEFADKYIEASKEQLRDETLALNTKIISMYCLKTSLKILHPFMPFITEYIWSLLDTKTLLVSEKWPD